The DNA segment CAGAGCAAACGCCATTCCCCGACATTTAAAGTCAGATTCACATCCTGCAGCACTGTCGGTCCTGCTTTGCCATAAGCAAAGGACAGGCCTTGAATTTGAAGCAGCGGCTCTCGCCCCGATCCTCGCAGCCGTTTGCCGATTTTAGCCGGGCCCATGGATAACGAGCCCTCTTCAACATAAGCAGCACCCGGCAAGTGCTCTTCCGCTGTGTGACTCGCTTGACTTGCTTGACTCGCTTCTGAGATCTTCACGTGGCGCTGGGCTAGACTCTCTGTGCAGGGCGGCGGAAGACTTTGCCCCGGAAGCACGCCAAGCTCCACTAAATGCGCCCATTTCCGGCTAATCAGTTCATCCGTTGGCCCATCTATCATCACTTTGCCGCCCTCCATCACGATAAGCCGTGGCGCTGCTTGCGCTAGCTCATCGAGTCGGCCAGACACCGTGATAAGGGTCCGGCCTTCCCGATGCAGCTGGCGCAACAAAGCAAGAAATCGCCGCCGCGAGTTCACGTCCAGACTCGCCACAGGCTCGTCGAACACGAGCACCGGCGGAGCCAGCGCCAGCACTGCCGCGATGGCCGTTCGCTGCCGCTGTCCGCCTGACAGCGCATGGACGCTGTCATATCGCCGCTCCGTGAGATCCACCGCGGCAAGGGCGTCTGTAACCCGCTGCTCAATCGCGGGCACATCAAAGCGCAAGTTCTCGGGGCCGAAGGCTACCTCGTCCTCTACCCGCCCCTGTACTAGCTGCGCATCAGGGTCTTGAAACACAGCGCCGATACGCTGCACTACCTCAGCGATGCTTGCCTCGGCCGGGTCAAGCCCGTCCACAAGCAGCACCCCGTCGCGAACACCGCCCCCGGCTCTTGGCAAATAGCCGCTGAGAAGCTGCGCGATCGTCGATTTGCCGCTCCCGCTGTGACCAGTTATCGCAACCCACTCCCCGGGGCGAATTGCAAGCGACACATCCGTCACGACAGGCCCCTCATCCGCTTCATACCGAAAGGCTACATGCTGCAGCTCGATGATTGGCTTCTTCCTGGTCACCGTCAAATCCATCAGCCCTTTACGCTAACGGCAAAGCGGCGAAGCAGACCGCTTCGAGCCAAAGCATCGCCCAGCAATTTAGTCAGCACCCCGCACAATATGATACCGCTAATCGTCCGTACGACTAGAGCTATAAGCAGGATGTTCAAGCTCCAATTCATATAACCAAACATTTGAGCTGCCACAAAAAACCAAATGGGCACCATAGCCCCGCCAGCCAGCAAGAGCACCGACCAGCCCCAATTTCGATATTTAAAAATAAAAAATATAAGTTCCGCAATGACCATATAACAGGCCGCAGCAGCAAAGCACGAAAGAAGTCCATAAGCGGTTCCCATAAAAGACTGAACAACCGCTCCAATGCTATAAGTAATCACTGCCGTACCCGGT comes from the Paenibacillus lentus genome and includes:
- a CDS encoding ABC transporter ATP-binding protein — encoded protein: MTRKKPIIELQHVAFRYEADEGPVVTDVSLAIRPGEWVAITGHSGSGKSTIAQLLSGYLPRAGGGVRDGVLLVDGLDPAEASIAEVVQRIGAVFQDPDAQLVQGRVEDEVAFGPENLRFDVPAIEQRVTDALAAVDLTERRYDSVHALSGGQRQRTAIAAVLALAPPVLVFDEPVASLDVNSRRRFLALLRQLHREGRTLITVSGRLDELAQAAPRLIVMEGGKVMIDGPTDELISRKWAHLVELGVLPGQSLPPPCTESLAQRHVKISEASQASQASHTAEEHLPGAAYVEEGSLSMGPAKIGKRLRGSGREPLLQIQGLSFAYGKAGPTVLQDVNLTLNVGEWRLLCGENGSGKTTLSRLLMGLLSPPRGTIWWQGQDVAKLTLYELAGDIGYVFQQPEHQFVAATVWEELIYGPRFQMRLRPGDALPQEIIERAEELLQSIGLSERGEVSPYLLSGGEKRLLSAAAAMMVPKKLYILDEPTAGADYRGTRALAALCRRAVREGASVIMITHEPECFAGEPLTIWMMDQGRLQL
- a CDS encoding ECF transporter S component, whose amino-acid sequence is MDIVLMAMLAAANAVMTVYLSPVNQALNSIGGPIATSTITGLYMVYGLLAYYIIRKPGTAVITYSIGAVVQSFMGTAYGLLSCFAAAACYMVIAELIFFIFKYRNWGWSVLLLAGGAMVPIWFFVAAQMFGYMNWSLNILLIALVVRTISGIILCGVLTKLLGDALARSGLLRRFAVSVKG